Proteins encoded within one genomic window of Elusimicrobiota bacterium:
- a CDS encoding FAD-binding protein, with the protein MPNTIFVTKNRCTGCTSCAKACPVSCIDMVDRPKEPGVPWRKLAVIDEAKCIFCNACVEACDQLGEKSKNKEVFHAITLMKEKVEGKTIVDVSLYKNVWIFAEMRHGKLVPTAFELLGLARTLAGTLGEQVAAVLIGKDVGPHAQELIAHGADIVYVIDHPSLENFVDEVYTQALTDLILQEKPNKLLLPASTIGRSFGSRVAIAANTGITADATELSIDPGSRMLHATRPSFGGNLMATILCENHRPEMATVRPMAFPRSPEEQGRTGKVVVVPVDVSKWKERTRFVRFEAEKGEAQDITAADVIVAGGRGVGGADGFKALEALASALKGTVGSSRAAVDAGWIPYRTQVGLTGRTVRPKLYIAAGISGQIQHLAGMSSSEVIVSINKDGECPLNKMATLSIEGDMFEVIPAITAEINKRRGH; encoded by the coding sequence ATGCCCAATACAATCTTTGTCACGAAAAACCGTTGCACCGGATGCACCTCCTGCGCGAAGGCTTGCCCTGTCTCGTGTATCGATATGGTGGATCGCCCGAAAGAGCCTGGGGTTCCCTGGAGGAAGTTGGCTGTTATTGATGAAGCCAAATGTATTTTTTGCAACGCCTGTGTGGAAGCCTGTGATCAACTGGGTGAAAAATCCAAGAACAAAGAGGTGTTCCACGCCATCACGCTGATGAAAGAAAAGGTTGAGGGGAAAACGATTGTGGACGTTTCCCTCTACAAAAATGTTTGGATTTTCGCGGAGATGCGGCACGGGAAACTGGTTCCCACTGCTTTTGAACTGTTGGGGTTGGCTCGGACGTTGGCCGGGACCTTGGGCGAACAGGTGGCCGCTGTTCTTATCGGAAAAGACGTGGGGCCTCACGCCCAGGAATTGATCGCCCACGGGGCGGACATTGTTTACGTGATCGATCACCCGTCTTTGGAAAATTTCGTTGACGAGGTGTATACCCAGGCGCTCACGGATCTTATTCTTCAGGAAAAACCCAACAAACTTTTGCTCCCGGCCTCCACCATCGGCCGTTCGTTTGGATCCCGGGTGGCCATCGCCGCCAACACGGGGATTACCGCGGATGCCACGGAACTCTCCATTGATCCTGGGTCGCGAATGCTTCACGCCACACGGCCTTCCTTTGGCGGGAATTTAATGGCCACCATCCTCTGTGAAAACCATCGTCCGGAAATGGCCACGGTTCGACCCATGGCGTTTCCCCGTTCGCCCGAAGAACAAGGCCGGACCGGAAAGGTGGTGGTTGTTCCTGTTGATGTTTCGAAATGGAAGGAACGGACCCGTTTTGTCCGGTTTGAGGCGGAGAAAGGGGAAGCCCAAGACATTACGGCCGCCGACGTGATCGTGGCGGGGGGGCGTGGGGTAGGGGGGGCGGATGGTTTTAAGGCTTTGGAAGCGTTGGCCTCCGCTCTGAAAGGAACCGTGGGGTCCAGTCGTGCCGCGGTAGACGCGGGATGGATTCCTTATCGGACCCAGGTCGGGCTTACCGGCCGAACCGTTCGTCCTAAACTTTATATTGCCGCTGGGATTTCAGGCCAAATTCAACACTTGGCCGGGATGAGTTCGAGCGAGGTTATTGTGTCCATCAACAAGGATGGGGAATGCCCATTGAATAAAATGGCCACCCTATCCATTGAAGGGGACATGTTCGAAGTGATTCCCGCCATCACCGCGGAAATCAATAAACGTCGAGGGCACTGA
- a CDS encoding acyl-CoA dehydrogenase family protein — MNYFLTEEQQAIAETAREIAEKKIKPVREKHDAEESFPWEVVEELKKADLFGVYFHPNYGGLGGAGFELVLVVEELSKACGGIALCLAATALGAFPIILFGTPEQKRKWLPDLASGKRLGAFAITEPEAGSDATATKCSAKKDGDFYILNGVKNFCSNGEAAEIYSIFATTDPKRGARGISAFVVEKGMKGFTFGKKETKMGIRASSTYELVFDNCRVPAANMLGKEGFGLFVAQATFDISRPGVAAQALGIGTGALNESLAYAKVRRQFGQSVLSFPSSQHMVADMATSLEASRALLYSVTRAMDVDMKAAVDASEESGKTVYEEMKKVSTGRWTKYSGMVKLFCSDTSFWVSDSAIQLCGGIGYMRDFPVEKFLRDAKITQIYEGTNQIQRNEIGMMITKELAAKPA; from the coding sequence ATGAACTATTTTTTGACCGAAGAACAACAGGCCATTGCGGAAACGGCCCGCGAGATCGCGGAAAAAAAGATTAAACCGGTTCGTGAGAAGCACGATGCCGAGGAAAGTTTCCCCTGGGAAGTGGTGGAGGAGTTAAAAAAAGCCGATCTCTTCGGGGTGTATTTTCACCCGAATTACGGAGGGCTTGGCGGGGCTGGTTTTGAGTTGGTTCTCGTTGTGGAGGAACTCTCGAAAGCCTGTGGCGGCATCGCGCTTTGTCTCGCGGCGACGGCGCTCGGGGCGTTCCCCATCATCCTCTTCGGAACCCCGGAACAAAAAAGGAAATGGCTCCCGGATTTGGCCAGTGGCAAACGCTTGGGCGCTTTCGCCATCACCGAGCCCGAAGCCGGTTCCGATGCCACGGCGACAAAATGTTCGGCGAAAAAAGATGGGGATTTTTACATCCTCAACGGGGTAAAGAATTTTTGTTCCAATGGAGAGGCCGCGGAAATCTACTCCATTTTTGCCACAACGGATCCCAAGCGGGGGGCGCGGGGAATTTCAGCTTTCGTGGTTGAGAAAGGGATGAAAGGGTTTACTTTCGGGAAGAAAGAGACGAAAATGGGGATCCGCGCCAGTTCCACTTATGAACTCGTATTTGACAATTGCCGGGTCCCGGCCGCCAATATGTTGGGAAAAGAAGGGTTTGGTCTCTTTGTGGCCCAAGCGACTTTCGACATTTCCCGTCCAGGTGTGGCCGCCCAGGCTTTGGGTATTGGGACAGGGGCGCTGAACGAGTCTTTGGCTTACGCCAAGGTTCGACGGCAGTTTGGACAGTCGGTGCTCTCGTTTCCCTCTTCCCAACACATGGTGGCCGACATGGCCACGAGCCTTGAGGCTTCGCGCGCGCTCCTTTATTCCGTGACGCGGGCCATGGACGTGGATATGAAAGCCGCTGTGGACGCTTCTGAGGAATCGGGGAAAACGGTTTATGAGGAAATGAAGAAGGTGTCCACGGGGCGTTGGACAAAATATTCGGGTATGGTGAAGTTGTTTTGCTCAGACACGTCTTTCTGGGTTTCGGACAGTGCCATACAACTGTGTGGTGGGATCGGTTACATGCGGGACTTCCCTGTCGAGAAATTTTTGCGCGACGCAAAAATTACGCAGATTTATGAGGGCACCAATCAGATTCAACGTAACGAGATCGGCATGATGATCACGAAAGAACTGGCGGCGAAACCGGCCTAG
- a CDS encoding LemA family protein: protein MKKQILLLTLSVGFLSGCGYNTFQTTDETITSSWAEVVNQYQRRADLIPNLVNTVKAVVKQEKDVFLGVTEARSRVGAIQASPETLKDAAAFSKFQAAQGELSGALSRLLAVTENYPQLKSDQNFRDLQVQLEGTENRIAVARNRYIAAVREYNVTVRRFPTNLTAKMFGYTTKPTFSVENEKAIATPPLVDFGADAK from the coding sequence ATGAAAAAACAAATTCTACTCCTGACTCTTTCTGTGGGCTTTCTTTCGGGCTGTGGTTATAATACGTTTCAGACGACGGACGAGACCATCACGTCGTCTTGGGCCGAGGTGGTGAACCAGTACCAGCGGCGGGCCGATTTGATCCCGAACCTGGTCAATACCGTCAAAGCCGTCGTCAAACAGGAAAAAGATGTGTTTTTAGGTGTGACCGAGGCCCGGTCTCGGGTGGGGGCTATTCAGGCTTCACCGGAGACCTTAAAAGACGCCGCCGCTTTCTCGAAATTTCAAGCGGCGCAGGGAGAATTATCAGGGGCCTTGTCCCGCCTCTTGGCCGTGACAGAAAACTATCCCCAGTTGAAATCCGACCAGAATTTCCGAGACCTCCAAGTCCAACTCGAAGGCACTGAGAACCGTATTGCCGTGGCCCGTAATCGCTACATCGCCGCTGTTCGGGAATACAACGTGACGGTGCGCCGATTCCCAACGAACTTGACCGCCAAGATGTTTGGGTACACCACGAAACCCACTTTTTCCGTTGAAAATGAGAAAGCCATCGCCACGCCTCCCCTTGTTGATTTCGGTGCCGATGCGAAGTAA
- a CDS encoding electron transfer flavoprotein subunit beta/FixA family protein, whose product MHIVVCIKQTPATSNIQIDPVTGTLKREGMAAAINPFDEYGIEEAVRIKERIPGTTVSVITMGPPQAEESLREAIARGADQGFHLTSRAFAGADTWATSYTLFKGIEKIVKEKGPVHLILCGKQTNDGDTGHVGPGIAAWLDWPNVAYVKKVESVDDKKIVVHRMMEDGVDVLEMDLPAVVAVVKEINEPRVAGLKGKMAAKKAIIPKWNETDIEADIKSIGLGGSPTIVAKSFNPPPRKGGVKIDGATAQDKAKALVDKLQEMKLI is encoded by the coding sequence ATCCATATCGTTGTTTGTATCAAACAGACCCCCGCCACTTCCAATATTCAAATAGACCCGGTCACGGGAACATTGAAACGGGAAGGCATGGCCGCGGCGATCAATCCGTTTGACGAATACGGGATCGAAGAGGCGGTTCGGATAAAAGAGCGTATTCCGGGGACCACCGTGAGCGTGATCACCATGGGACCTCCCCAAGCGGAAGAATCTCTTCGGGAGGCCATTGCCCGGGGAGCGGATCAGGGGTTTCACCTGACCAGTCGCGCCTTCGCTGGTGCCGACACCTGGGCGACTTCGTACACCCTTTTTAAGGGGATTGAAAAAATTGTTAAAGAGAAAGGGCCGGTTCATTTGATCCTTTGCGGAAAACAAACGAACGATGGGGACACGGGTCACGTGGGTCCTGGAATAGCGGCGTGGCTGGATTGGCCCAACGTTGCTTATGTGAAAAAAGTGGAGTCCGTGGATGACAAAAAAATTGTTGTGCATCGGATGATGGAAGATGGGGTGGACGTTTTGGAAATGGATCTCCCCGCGGTGGTCGCGGTGGTGAAGGAGATCAATGAGCCTCGGGTGGCCGGTTTGAAAGGGAAAATGGCCGCCAAAAAAGCCATTATTCCCAAATGGAACGAAACGGATATCGAAGCCGATATCAAGAGTATTGGACTGGGCGGCTCGCCGACCATCGTGGCGAAGTCGTTCAATCCTCCTCCGCGGAAGGGCGGCGTCAAAATCGATGGCGCGACGGCTCAGGATAAGGCGAAAGCCTTGGTGGACAAACTTCAAGAGATGAAACTCATTTAA